The genomic region ATATTCCTTTACTTTCAACTGATGAATAGCCACAAAAATTCGAAAAAATTTCTACTTTTCCTTCTTTTAGTAATATTAATTCTTTAATATATTCTCCTTCATTTACAAGTATTCTATCAGGTGCATATAAAAATTCTCTCACAAAAATCACTTCCATTTATTTATAATCATTTAAAATAAAGTGTTCCATCAGGCCTCAAGGTTGCTATTTTATTTTTAACAAGCTCTGCAAAAAATTCATTTATATCTTCTTTAATACAAAATAAATTTAAAAATTGATTAGGTGTCAATCGTAATTGATTTAATCTTTCAATAGAATATTTTTTTATTAACAAAGAAGCTTTTGAAATTAAATCATGTTGACTTAATAAATTCTTCTGAAAATCAACTCTATATATAAGCGCCTTCAATATATTTTTACCCAACAAATAACTTTCTTCAATTAAATTTTCAAAATTCTCCGAATTAATTAAAATCATCTGTAATGGTGTTTTAGTAAAAACAGTTGCAGTTCTTTTTATGCTCTGTAAGACCGCAATTTCACCTACAATTTCTCCTTCAGTTAAAATATTTAATAATATTTCCGTATTATTTTCAATAAACCGTGAAACATAAATATTACCACTTAAGACTAAAAAAGACCAATCTCCTTCTTCACCTTCATAAAACAAAACAGTATTACCTGGAATTAAATATCCTTTTTTAAAATATGTTTTATATATATTTTCTAATTCATTTCCTTTTAATATGCTTTTTAATATTTTAAAAGAAAATAAAGAATCTAAAAAATCATATTTGTATTTAATTTTTTCAAATAATTCATTAGCCTTTTTTTTGTTTAAAAAATTCGTACAATATATTTTCCATATATCTATTTCTGCTTTAAAAAAAGGATCTTTTATTTCATTTAAATTTATTTTATTAAGAATATCTAACGCATCTTCTACTTCTTCTTCTAATATTTTTTCTCTTGCATAGATATAACTTTGAATAAATTTATCATTAAAATAGTTCCAATTATATCTATATATTTTTTTAAAAATTTTCTTTGTTTCCTGATCTGTATATATTTTTTCTTCATTTGATCGCGAGAATTTTGATGAAATTTTTTTATTCATGTTAATGAGCATATTTATTCTTTTTTCTATAGCCAATTTTAATAATTCTTTATTTTGAGATAAATATTCATTCGCTTCATTTAAATCATCTATAATTAAAATCTCACTGTTTCTTACATTTTTTAAAAATTCGTTTGTTTTTACTCCAAACAAAAATTCCTCTGAAAATACTCCTTTATTAATATATATTTTCCTATAATCACAAAAACGCGATTGGCATAATAAATCGCCTTTCTTTAATACTATAAGACCTATTGAATATTCATTTTCATCTTGAATGTCTTTTTCCTCATAAAATTTTAATTTCTCCATAAAAATTCACTCCCTATTAAATTATACTCTATTAATTTAACAAAATCAATATAAAAAAAGCGGGATGCCTCCCGCTTAATCACTCATTAACTTAATAAAAAATTTTCTTCTCCTTGGACCATCAAATTCACAAAAGTATATTCCTTGCCATGTCCCTAATAATATATCATTATCTTTTATTATTATAGTTAAAGAGGGGCCAACCAATGTTGATTTAATGTGCGAATCAGAATTACCTTCAAGATGCGTAAAATAAGATTCTGAAGGTATTAATTTATTCAAAAATTCTTTCATATCTCTTTTTACAGATGGATCTGCATTCTCATTCATTGTAATTCCTGCTGTAGTATGTGGTACAAAAATTATGGCAATTCCATCTTTTATTTTACTTTCTTTTACAAAATCTCTTATATTATGAGTAATATCTATATATTCATTTCTATGTGATGTCGAAATAAAAAATTCTTTCAACATATTTCCACCTCATCTGAAAAAAATATTAGTTACTATAGTATAACCATTTTCATCTTTACTAATATGAACTTTCACGTTTTTCCCATCTATTTTGGCCTTTTTTCTTACATAGTCTCTGATCACTTTCGACACTTCGTTTACATTAATATTAAAATTGTATCTTTCTACAACTGCAACATTGCTCTCTTCTTTCATAGAAAGATTTGATATATTTTCTCTTCTATTACCAACAAGATTTTGCATTCTTTTTAGTGCAACATCTCTACTAGCCTTCTTCTTGCCAAAATTAAACCAACCCATTCATATCACCTGCCACCAAACATCTTTTGCAGGAATCCCATAAACCCTTTTCTAGAATCATCCTTTAAAAGCGCAAAATCATTTTCTATTGGATTCTCCTTCCCAGCAATCCTTTGTGCAATATTCATAAATATATTTGAAACTCTTGAATTATCCTCTAATGTAACAGGAACACCTTTATTAGTCGCAATAATTATTTCTTCACTATCAGGAACAACACCTAATAATTCAATAGCTAATCCTGTTTTAATATCTTCAGGAGAAAGCATTTCGTTTTTATTTATCATATGAAGTTTTACTCTATTAACTACCAAAGAAATACTATCTTCATCAAATTTTTCATTTTCTAATAATCCTATAACTCTATCAGCATCGCTTATAGCTGTTAACTCAGGAGTTGTAACAACTATTGCATGTTGTGCTGCTACAACTGCATTTTTAAACCCTCTTTCAATTCCTGCAGGAGAATCAACAATTACATAATCAAAATGTTTAGATAATTCATTTACTATCATTTTCATATCTTCAGGTGATATCATATCTTTATTTGCAATCTGAGAAGACGCCAATAAATTTAGCTTTTTTATTTGTTTGTGCTTAACAACTGCTTCTATTGGTGATTTGCCACCTTTTACAACATCTAAAATAGTATAGACAATTCTATTTTCAAGTCCTAAAACTAAATCTAAATTTTTTAATCCAATGTCTGCATCAATTAAACATACATCATATCCCATTAAAGCCAGGGAAGCACCTATGTTTGCGGAAACAGTTGTTTTCCCTACTCCCCCCTTCCCAGAAGTAACAACAATAACTTTACTTTTTTTCATAATGCCCCCTCCAAAACTTATATTTAAATTTCATTACATATTATACAACATTTTTTTAAAATATCAAAATCCATAATTCACTTATTATGAGAATTATGGATTTTGATTATTCAATAAAATATTATATGTTTTTAATTGTAAAATTTTTAGTTTTCAATATTTAAAAATTTAAAATAAAAAAGCCAACCTTCAAGGTTGGCCTTTAGAGTTATTCTTCAACTGAAATAGCTTGTGTTGGACATGAATCTGCTGCATCTTGTGCGCAAGGTAAATCTGTTTCAGAAACTAATGCTTCTGCTTTACCTTCGTCACTAATTTTGAATACATCTGGACATAAGTTTTCACAAACTCCACATCCGATACATGCGTCTTGGTCAACGAATACTTTCACCCTAAACACCTCCATTTATAAGAATAACTATATGTATTATAACTCAAAAAATATCAAAGAATATTAAATTAACTTAACAAATTACATATTTTTTATTATTTCCACCATTTTATCTACTAATTCTAATCCTACTCTTCTTTGTGCTTCTTTTGTTGTTGCCCCAATATGTGGAGTTGCTACAACCATAGGATGGTTCAATAACTTCATTTGTAATTCTGAAGTTGGTGGTTCTGTTTCAAATACATCTAATCCTACTCCAAGAATTTTACCTGATTCTAAAGATTTTAACAATGCTTCTTCATCAACTACTCCACCACGAGCTGCATTAATTATAACTACATTATCCTTCATCATTTCAAATTCTTTTTCAGATATTAAATGTTTTGTCTTTTCATTTAATGGAACATGTAACGTAATAATGTCAGAGTTTTTAATCAATTCTTCAAAAGATACTTGTTTTACATTATGTTCTTTTTGAACTTCTTCGGGAATCTCAAAAACGTCAAATACTAATACTTTCATATCAAACCCTGTAACTAACTTTCTAACTAATTTACCAATATGTCCAAATCCAACAATACCTAACGTTTTTCCAGTTAATTCATAACCTTTTAATTTTTTCTTTTCCCATTTTCCTTCTCTTAATGAAGTAGTTCCAGTTACAAGATGTCTGTATATTGATAACATATATCCTACTACCAATTCTGCAACTGATAAGGAATTAGCGCCAGGAGTATTAATTACTTTTATATTCTTTTCCTTAGCAGCTTCTAAATCAACATTATCCAATCCCATTCCTGCTCTGGCTATTAATTTTAAATTTTTACCATTTTCTATTATTTCACTTGTTACTTTTGTAGCACTTCTTACAACTAAAACATCGAAATCTTTAACTTTTTCTTTTAATTCTTCTTTTTCAAAGTGTTCAATTGTTATTTTTGCTTCTGGTAATGCATCTTTTAATCTTTGTGTAGCTTCCTCAGCTAAAGGATCGTTAATATGTATCCACATATTAAACACCTTCTTTCATAAATACTTCTTGTGCAGCTTTGACACCTGAACCCAATTCAACATCAAAACCAAATTTCTTTAATGCCATTTCTAAAGCACTAATTCCGACAATAACATCATATTTTGACATGTATCCTAAATGAGCAATTCTTATAATTTTTCCTTTTAAGTGTGCTTGACCACCAGCAAAGGTTACCCCTTCTTCATCTCTTAGATATTTTAGTATTTTTCCACCATCAACGCCTTCAGGAACTTTTACTGAAGTTAAAACATTTCCAGGATTTTTTGCAAATAATTCAAGTCCCATAGCTTTAACAGCTGCCCTTGTTGCATCAGCCATTATTCTATGTCTTTCCCAAACATTTTCAATTCCTTCTTCTTCTATCATTTGGACAGATTTTGCTAATTGATAAACTAAATTTACCGGTGGTGTATATGGTGAATCTGGATATTTTTTCTTATAAGCTTTCAAATCAAAGTAATAGTGATGATTTTTATTTTCTTCGATCACTTTCCATGCCTTTTCACTTACACTAATTAAAGCAATACCGGGAGGCATCATGAAACCTTTTTGGACACCTGTTACAACTATATCTAAATTCCATTCATCCATTTTCAAAGGTTGAGCTAGCATACCACTGATAGCATCTACGGCAATAATTGCATCTGTATCTTTTACTATTTCAGCTATTTCTTTTATAGGATGTATTGTACCTGTTGATGTTTCACTTAATGTTGTAAATACAGCTTTAGTATCAGGATTTTTTTCTAATAATTCTTTAATTGTTTCTGGTTTTACGTAATCTCCCCATTCTAAATCCACAACAATAGGATCTATTCCATAAGCTTTACAAATTTCCATCCATCTTTCACCAAATTTACCAGCAACGACTACGATAGCTTTATCTCCTGGATTTAAAGTATTAGCAACAGCTGTTTCCATTGCTCCTGTTCCTGATGAAGATAATATAAATACAGGATTTTTTGTCTGAAAAATATATTGTGCCCCTTCTAAAGCTATTTTTTGAATTTCTAAATATTGAGGAGTTCTGTGATGAATTGTATCTTTTGCACCTTCCAACAATAAATCAATAGGCACAGGAGTTGGGCCTGGTGCCAACAAATAATTTTTTCTTATCATTTTTGCCATATATAACCCTCCTTTAAAATTTAGTATTTACCAATTTTGATTATACCATACTTATTATTTTTTAAAAACCCTCCATATAATTAAAAAAAAGCGGATTTTATAAGATAATGAAATTTTTTTCATTATATTCGTGTTTTTCTAATTTTTGCAATTTATAATATAAATAGTATAATTATATATAAATATAGAAACAAAAAGAGGTGAACTATGTGGAAATTATAAAAAAACTAAAAAATATGGAGTTCAATTCAGAAAATACTGCTATATTATGTGTTGATTGTCAAAATGGTTTTACTTTACGTTGCCCAAATGAATTACCTGTCGAAGGGACTGATGAAAAATGGATAAAATCTGTGAATGAATTTTTAAACGAAGCGAAAAAAAATAATTATTTAATAGTTGCAAGTAAAGATGATCATCCGAAAAATCATAAATCTTTTGAAATATGGCCACCACATTGTATAAAAAACACATTTGGAAATGAATTATTTATTAATACATATGATTTTGTAGTAAAAAAGGGGACTACTGAGAATACAGATAGTTACTCCGCCTTTTATGAGGATTTTAAAACCAAAAAAGAAAATAGTTTAGAAAATATATTAAATGAATATAAAATAAAAAAATTAATTGTATTAGGATTAGCCGGAGATGTATGCGTATTGGAAACTATAAAAACAGCCTTAGAAAGAGGTTTTGACATTGTAGTATTGAACGATTATATAAAAAGTGTAAACAAAAAAAATATAAATAAAATTTTAGAATCAGAAAATTTAAGCAACGAAGTAAAAATTATTTAATTTATTCTTATTTTTATTAAAAATATAATTTGAAATTTTAAAAAGATGAAAAATACCACTTGACTTTTTTAAAGTTGAGTGGTATTATTTTAATGTATCGATAATATATAAAAGGTGGTGTTTTTTATGAAAAAAAATAGATTAACACGTTGCCCTGTATGCGGTGGTGAATTGATTATTTCAGAATTTAAATGTCCTGAATGTGACGTTACTATTAGAGGTAATTTCCATCTGGATGATTTTGCAAAGCTTTCTGATGAACAATTATATTTTTTAAAGATTTTTATAAAAAATAGAGGTAATCTTTCTGATGTTCAAAAAGAAATAGGTATTTCTTATCCTACAGCAAAGGCAAGATTGGAGGGGGTAGTCAGGGCTATGGGATTTATTGAGGAAAAAACTAGAATTGATACATTAAAAATTCTTGAAAAAATAGAAAAAGGGGAACTAACTCCAGAAGAAGCCAAGGAAATTTTAAGAGGAAAGAAGGGGGAATAATGAACGGGATTTTGAAACCTGAAAAAAGTGTCAAAGAGATAATTTTAAACTTCGTAGATGTGGATATAGATATTGAGTATGGTAATGAAAATATTTTTGAATATGAAGATTTTCCTGAAAATATTGAAATAGAAAACTATGTAGAAAACGAAAAATGGTATTTAAATGTTAAACCAAAATCTGATTCGTTTATATCAAAAATGTTTGGTTTTTCATTTAACTTCAGTTCTGGTGGATATGTAAAATTAAAAATTAACTCAGATATTTTAAATATTTCAATTAACAATGTAAATGGCGATGTATCTTTAAATAAAGTTTCACTTAATAATTTTTATGTCAAAAGCATTTCAGGAGATACTGGTATATATAATTCAAAAATAAAATTCCTTGAATTTTACACCACAAGTGGTGATTTAGAAACAACCAATTCTCCAATTTATTCTTTAAATATTAAAACAATTTCTGGAGATTGTGAATTAGATTATCTAACAGAAAACTTTAAAGAAGCTAAAATAAAAACCGTTTCGGGAGATATTGATTTATATATCGCTGGAAAAGAGGAAGTATTTATAAATAAAAACACCGCGCCCTCTGGTGATGTACATACAAATCTTTCTTTAAAATTCGAGCATTCAACAGATAGATTTATTAATTTCAAAAGTGTGAGTGGTGATTTAACTATTAAAGAAAAAAAGAAAACACAAAATAATGATGTTGTGTTTGAAGAAAATAAAAAAACAAAAATCAACAACTTATTAACTCCAGAAGAACAAAAAATATTAGAATTATATAACGCTGGAAAAATAAATAGAGAATTTGCGATTGAATTATTGGAAAATGTTGGATATACTCAAAGCGATGCTGAATCTTTTTTAAATGACTATATTGGCGGGGATAATAAATGAAAAAACTGCTTATATCAATTATTGTAATAATAAATTTAATTTCATTTGCTGCTAATTATGATTTAAACATTAGACTAATTGAAAAAGAAAAAGCTATTTTAGGTTATTTAACTGTTACTTTAGAAAATAATGAAGAACCATATTTTGCTTTATTTCCTAATTTAGATAGTCATGATAATCCTTATTTAAACTCTTTATTCGAATCAAAAGAAAAAAGTAGAATCGATATTATTAAAGTAACTGATGAAAATAACAATCTTTTAGATTTTTCTTATGAAAATTATCCTTCAAAAAAGTTTAGAAATTATCAAAGAAAAAATGGAATACTAAAAGTAAACACTAATAAAAAAATATTAAAAATTACATTTAAAACATATTTTTCAAAAAAAGCCAACGCTGATAATGTTACTTTTGATGATATCTATATTTGGCGATTTGGATGGTACCCTATAGTAATAAATAAAAATAGTGATTATTTACTTCCACATCATACCGTATCTGTAAAGATTGAAAACAACGATAATTTTATACCTATATTGTCAGGCAAAAAAATAAATGGAAAATACTATTCTGAAGGAAAATATGTTTCTATGCCTATAGTTTTTATAAAAAAGGAGTCATTCAATAAGTTATCGCTAAATTCAAAGGATTATATTATAAATATATGGTATAGAAAAGGTCAGGAACAAAGAGCAGCAGTTATGGCAACACATGTTATTAAAGCTTTAGAACTACATACAAAAGATTTTGGGAAATTGAAATATTCAACTATTAATGTTGTGCAAGATCCATATCCGGGAATGTATGGTATGGCAGCTGATGGAATGTTTTTATTAGGAGATGGATTCTTTACAACTGCGGATTTAGTTTTACCTGGATTATTAGAACCATTAACTTTTTATGTGGTTTCACACGAATTAGCTCATATGTGGTTTGGAATTGGAGTGGGTGTCGATTTTGCAGATAATAATTTTATGAGCGAATCTTTAGCAGATTATTCTGCACATATATCAATGTATGAAAAGTATGGTGATGATAGATTATACAATATTTATTTACCAGATATTTTAACCGATAGTTTTTCAGAAACTCTCGTTAAAAATTTTTCAGTTCTTGATCAAAAAGGCATATTCAATTTAGGTTATTACAAGATAGAAAATGCTGTTACTGATGATATTGATAAAATTCCAGTTAACTTTGCATCCTATATTTATTATAATAAAGGTAAAAGAGCTTTATTTTCATTGGGGGACTATTTAGGAAGAAGAAAACTAACTAATATACTTGCAGAATATTATGAAAAATATAATGAGAAAAGCCCTACAGAGAATGATTTTTTAACTTTTTTATCAAAATATGTAGATAAAGATATTTTATATGATTTATTTATTAATAAGAAAAATTTTGATGCATCTATTAAACATAAAGATAACAAAATTATAATTGATCTTGATGATATGAAAATTCCTACAAAAATAAGGGTTTTAACCAAAGAGGGGACAAAAGAATATGTGACAGTCAAAAATATAGAATATAACGTTAAAGATATATTAGCTATTGATATAGATCCAGATATGCATACATTTGATGTTGAAAGACATAATAATCATTATCCACCTTTAATAAAGTCAAATTTATTATTAAATGATGATATTTCAAAATTTGATGCTTATGAGATAAATTTCAAAACAAGCTTTAATACTGTAAATAATTTTTATCAAAACTCTTCTTTTGTGTCATTTGAAAAATTCCCTTATTATAATTTTGACTTAGGATATTATTCTTTATATTCTGATACATTTTCAGTGTTGGATTTAGGAATAAATTCAAATATAAATCTCAAACCAAATCCATGGTTTAGTCTAAATTTAAATTATTTAAAAAGTTTATATAATTCATATCAAAATTTATCCGGTCAATTATCTATATCAATACCAACTCAATTAGATATTGGAAGTTCATCAAAAGCTATTGCTTATTCAACAACTTTTCTCTTAAATGGCGAATTTATTGATTTAAAAAATTATCTGATAAATCCAACCTTAATCTATGAAAATCTTTATAACCTGGGCATATATCTTTCTGGTAGTTATTATCTTATCAATAATAACGAAAATTATGTCAATGCTTATACTTTAAATACAGCTTATTTTTTTGATAATTATTTACCATTTTTAAATTCATTTAGTTTAGAATTAAAATATGCAGATAGTTCAGTATTTAATCCGTTATATGATAAAATTTCTTTACTTGAAGAACCAGACGCACTACTTTCACAATTTAATCTTGTTAAAGAAGTGTATGGTATTAACCTTGATTTATTTAATTTTTCAGATGAATCAGATAAAAGAATTAATGTATTTAATCTATTCTCTATTGGAGACATTGATTATACTCTAAATGGCATTTACAAATTAATAGATTATGATAATTTATTTGGACTAACTTTTGATATATCACCAGAAATCTATTTTATAACTGATGAGAATATACCTATTGATTTGGAATTCGGAACATATTATTTACCATCAAAAAATTTGTATTCAATTACATTTTCATTCTCAACAACACTTGATACAACTATTAGAAATATTATTAAATAACAAATGCCAGCTTTTTGCTGGCATTTGTTATATTTTAAATTCTTCAACTTTTTGTTTAAGAAGAATTTTTGCTATTCTCATTGATGCTTTTCCATCACCAAAAGGGTTTTTAGCTTTTGACATTTTTGAATAAAATTCATTATCGAAGGTCAATTTATTCATATATTCTAAAACCACTTCTTTATTCGTCCCTATTAATTTTGCTGTACCTGCTTCGATAGCTTCAGGTCTTTCTGTAGTTTTTCTTAATACCAATGTAGGTTTTCCCAAAGCAGGAGCTTCTTCTTGAATTCCACCTGAATCTGTCATTATAAAATATGAACCTGACATTAATGCTGTAAATTCAAGATATTCCACTGGATCTATTAATATTGCATTCTCTAATTTTTCTAATTCTGGAAACACAATTTCTCTTACAGCTGGATTTAAATGTACCGGAAATACAAGATAAATATCTTTATTTTCTAATAAAAATTCTTTCACTGCATGCATTACACTCTTCATTGGTTCTCCCCAATTTTCTCTCCTATGCATTGTCATTAATATATATTTTTTATCTTTTAATCCATATTTTTCCAATATTTTTTCTATTTTATCTTTATTTTTTTCTATAACCCATAACAATGCATCTATCACAGTATTTCCAGTAATATAAATTCTATCTTCAGAAATACCTTCTTTTAGTAGATTATTTTTGGATATTTGTGTTGGAGGGAAGTGTATAGAACTTATAACAGTTGTTAATCTTCTATTCATTTCTTCAGGAAATGGATTATATATGTTATCTGTTCTCAAACCCGCTTCAACATGTCCAACAGGAATTTTATAATAAAATGATATTAAGGCCCCTACAAATGTGGATGTTGTATCGCCTTGCACTAATATATAATCAAAGTTCTCTTCTCTCATTATTTTATCCAATTTATCAATTAAATTTTTTGTTAATTCTGGTAATGTTTGCCTATGTGTCATGACATTTAAATCAAAATCTGGTTTTATATCGAAAAGTTCTAATACCTGATCTAACATTTCTCTGTGCTGTGCTGTTGCTATTACTTTTGCTTCTATTCCATATTCTTTTAATGTGTGATAAACTGGTGCCATCTTTATTGCTTCTGGCCTTGTACCAAATATTAATCCAACTTTCATACTATTCCTCCTTTATTCTTTTCCAAAAACTTTTATTACCTTTTTTTATTAGGGTTATTATTTTTTCATCCCTCAAATAATTTAATATTTTTCTCATTTTAGATTCTGATATATGTGGAAATTTTTCTTTTAATTGAGCAAATTTAAATCCATCAGGAAAATCATTATCTATAGCTTTTTTTATTTGAAGATATATATCATTCCCTTTTTTTGAAGTTTTATATTCCTCTATAATTTCCGCAATTTTAAAATGTGGTGTATCTTCTTTATGCGATTTTATAGCTTCAAAATATCTATAAGTCCATTGATTAGCAAGTTTTCTGTTCCCAGCAAACACTATTGTAAGTTCAGAATGATAGGCGAACAATTCTGCTATAGCTTTTTCAAAAAATGAAGGAGTATAATATTTTCCTATTTTATCTATATTTAGGAAATCTGAATAATTTGCTTCAATTACAAGCGCAGGATTTTTAAATCCTTTTAGATTTACTAAATGTTGATGAAAGAATGCCATTTGAGAAAATTCTTTCAATAAATTTTCAAATGTTTTTCTTTCAACAATAGAAATTATCTCATCATTATCTATTAAAGCATAATCTCCAACTGGTAATTTTCTTTTTGAAATAATTGATTCTGGAAATCTCCATGGATATTTTTCATTTGAATCAATAACTATACTTAATGTTTTATGATAATATGTAGTTAATTTTACTCTTGGTTTGTTTTGTTTTAGCCCCTGTTCGGTTCTCCAAAATATTTGTTCATATTCACCAGGTTTGGTTTTATACTTCTTTTTTAAAAATAAAAAATCACATCTTTTCCTTATTTCTCTATCGAGAATTATTACTAACCTTTTCCCCAATCTTTCCATATACAA from Marinitoga aeolica harbors:
- a CDS encoding cyclic nucleotide-binding domain-containing protein encodes the protein MEKLKFYEEKDIQDENEYSIGLIVLKKGDLLCQSRFCDYRKIYINKGVFSEEFLFGVKTNEFLKNVRNSEILIIDDLNEANEYLSQNKELLKLAIEKRINMLINMNKKISSKFSRSNEEKIYTDQETKKIFKKIYRYNWNYFNDKFIQSYIYAREKILEEEVEDALDILNKINLNEIKDPFFKAEIDIWKIYCTNFLNKKKANELFEKIKYKYDFLDSLFSFKILKSILKGNELENIYKTYFKKGYLIPGNTVLFYEGEEGDWSFLVLSGNIYVSRFIENNTEILLNILTEGEIVGEIAVLQSIKRTATVFTKTPLQMILINSENFENLIEESYLLGKNILKALIYRVDFQKNLLSQHDLISKASLLIKKYSIERLNQLRLTPNQFLNLFCIKEDINEFFAELVKNKIATLRPDGTLYFK
- the minD gene encoding septum site-determining protein MinD, translated to MKKSKVIVVTSGKGGVGKTTVSANIGASLALMGYDVCLIDADIGLKNLDLVLGLENRIVYTILDVVKGGKSPIEAVVKHKQIKKLNLLASSQIANKDMISPEDMKMIVNELSKHFDYVIVDSPAGIERGFKNAVVAAQHAIVVTTPELTAISDADRVIGLLENEKFDEDSISLVVNRVKLHMINKNEMLSPEDIKTGLAIELLGVVPDSEEIIIATNKGVPVTLEDNSRVSNIFMNIAQRIAGKENPIENDFALLKDDSRKGFMGFLQKMFGGR
- a CDS encoding secondary thiamine-phosphate synthase enzyme YjbQ; protein product: MLKEFFISTSHRNEYIDITHNIRDFVKESKIKDGIAIIFVPHTTAGITMNENADPSVKRDMKEFLNKLIPSESYFTHLEGNSDSHIKSTLVGPSLTIIIKDNDILLGTWQGIYFCEFDGPRRRKFFIKLMSD
- a CDS encoding ferredoxin, translating into MKVFVDQDACIGCGVCENLCPDVFKISDEGKAEALVSETDLPCAQDAADSCPTQAISVEE
- a CDS encoding isochorismatase family protein translates to MEIIKKLKNMEFNSENTAILCVDCQNGFTLRCPNELPVEGTDEKWIKSVNEFLNEAKKNNYLIVASKDDHPKNHKSFEIWPPHCIKNTFGNELFINTYDFVVKKGTTENTDSYSAFYEDFKTKKENSLENILNEYKIKKLIVLGLAGDVCVLETIKTALERGFDIVVLNDYIKSVNKKNINKILESENLSNEVKII
- a CDS encoding D-2-hydroxyacid dehydrogenase, which produces MWIHINDPLAEEATQRLKDALPEAKITIEHFEKEELKEKVKDFDVLVVRSATKVTSEIIENGKNLKLIARAGMGLDNVDLEAAKEKNIKVINTPGANSLSVAELVVGYMLSIYRHLVTGTTSLREGKWEKKKLKGYELTGKTLGIVGFGHIGKLVRKLVTGFDMKVLVFDVFEIPEEVQKEHNVKQVSFEELIKNSDIITLHVPLNEKTKHLISEKEFEMMKDNVVIINAARGGVVDEEALLKSLESGKILGVGLDVFETEPPTSELQMKLLNHPMVVATPHIGATTKEAQRRVGLELVDKMVEIIKNM
- a CDS encoding pyridoxal-phosphate-dependent aminotransferase family protein — translated: MAKMIRKNYLLAPGPTPVPIDLLLEGAKDTIHHRTPQYLEIQKIALEGAQYIFQTKNPVFILSSSGTGAMETAVANTLNPGDKAIVVVAGKFGERWMEICKAYGIDPIVVDLEWGDYVKPETIKELLEKNPDTKAVFTTLSETSTGTIHPIKEIAEIVKDTDAIIAVDAISGMLAQPLKMDEWNLDIVVTGVQKGFMMPPGIALISVSEKAWKVIEENKNHHYYFDLKAYKKKYPDSPYTPPVNLVYQLAKSVQMIEEEGIENVWERHRIMADATRAAVKAMGLELFAKNPGNVLTSVKVPEGVDGGKILKYLRDEEGVTFAGGQAHLKGKIIRIAHLGYMSKYDVIVGISALEMALKKFGFDVELGSGVKAAQEVFMKEGV
- a CDS encoding DUF2089 domain-containing protein, giving the protein MKKNRLTRCPVCGGELIISEFKCPECDVTIRGNFHLDDFAKLSDEQLYFLKIFIKNRGNLSDVQKEIGISYPTAKARLEGVVRAMGFIEEKTRIDTLKILEKIEKGELTPEEAKEILRGKKGE
- a CDS encoding DUF4097 family beta strand repeat-containing protein; protein product: MNGILKPEKSVKEIILNFVDVDIDIEYGNENIFEYEDFPENIEIENYVENEKWYLNVKPKSDSFISKMFGFSFNFSSGGYVKLKINSDILNISINNVNGDVSLNKVSLNNFYVKSISGDTGIYNSKIKFLEFYTTSGDLETTNSPIYSLNIKTISGDCELDYLTENFKEAKIKTVSGDIDLYIAGKEEVFINKNTAPSGDVHTNLSLKFEHSTDRFINFKSVSGDLTIKEKKKTQNNDVVFEENKKTKINNLLTPEEQKILELYNAGKINREFAIELLENVGYTQSDAESFLNDYIGGDNK